From Salinibacterium sp. ZJ450, one genomic window encodes:
- a CDS encoding efflux RND transporter permease subunit, with protein MTRGSTLTTTPPKSRVPRWLRALIPAVLILVWLTAAAIGGPYFGRVDEVSSNDQTTYLPASADATEVQALLPEFSDSDAIPAIVLYSAERDLTEADLADIGAASERFADLAGVSGDVSPAIASDDARAAQVFVPISRHGTVSDSVAELRDAANQTLPDGVTVYVTGPAGFTSDLVAAFGGIDGLLLLVALVAVFVILLLVYRSPLLPLIVLGTSMFALCVALLSVWWLAKAGIVLLSGQTQGILFILVIGAATDYSLLYVSRYREALRTHQTRWHATWAALKGAFEPILASGGTVIAGLLCLLLSDLNSNKALGPVASIGIVFSMIAALTLLPSLLLWAGRAAFWPRRPKFEPEHASDPEQQMPTTGVWAWLSRLIARRPRVIWISTTLVLLVACLGVLQLKADGVPSSDLILAESEARDGQTALGEHFPGGSGSPAYVVVAEDALDDVVTALLGSDGIDSVSVLSADSPSGSAPVTDAGIQAFAPPGTPAPQPTVVDGEVMLQATLTDAADSSAAEQTVRDLRAEFGDQALIGGVTATAIDSNDASIHDRNTIIPIILGVILVILMLLLRSVLAPVLLVLTVVLSFGAAMGVSAVVFNQVLGFPGADPAVPLYGFVFLVALGIDYNIFLMTRVREESLKHGTRTGILRGLAITGGVITSAGLVLAATFAALGVIPILFLAQLAFIVAFGVLLDTIVVRSLLVPALSYDIGRYIWWPSKLGRAADGTASGSARGPASGSTGDFQPVREVVTSPQSARNSETLMVNHETKRESPSDS; from the coding sequence ATGACCCGTGGGAGCACCCTCACCACCACCCCGCCGAAATCGCGCGTGCCACGATGGCTGCGCGCCCTGATCCCGGCCGTGCTGATCCTGGTCTGGCTCACCGCGGCGGCCATCGGCGGACCGTACTTCGGCCGGGTCGACGAGGTGTCCTCGAACGACCAGACCACCTACCTTCCGGCCAGTGCCGACGCCACCGAGGTGCAGGCGCTGCTGCCAGAGTTCAGCGACAGCGACGCCATCCCCGCGATCGTGCTGTACAGCGCGGAGCGCGACCTGACCGAGGCCGACCTCGCCGACATCGGCGCCGCGTCGGAACGGTTCGCCGACCTCGCCGGGGTGAGCGGTGACGTGTCCCCGGCGATCGCCTCGGACGACGCCCGGGCCGCGCAGGTGTTCGTGCCGATCAGCCGCCACGGCACCGTGTCAGATTCGGTCGCCGAGCTGCGGGATGCCGCCAACCAGACTCTGCCCGATGGTGTCACCGTGTACGTGACGGGACCGGCCGGGTTCACCAGTGACCTCGTCGCGGCGTTCGGCGGAATCGACGGGCTGCTGCTGCTGGTGGCGCTCGTCGCCGTGTTCGTCATCCTCCTGCTGGTGTACCGGTCGCCATTGCTGCCGCTGATCGTCCTCGGCACCAGCATGTTCGCCCTCTGCGTGGCGCTGCTCTCGGTCTGGTGGCTGGCCAAAGCGGGCATCGTGCTGCTCAGCGGCCAGACCCAAGGCATCCTGTTCATCCTCGTGATCGGGGCCGCCACCGACTACTCGCTGCTATACGTCTCCCGCTACCGGGAGGCGCTGCGCACGCACCAGACGAGGTGGCACGCCACCTGGGCGGCGCTGAAGGGCGCGTTCGAGCCGATCCTCGCCTCCGGTGGCACCGTGATAGCCGGTCTGCTCTGCCTGCTACTGAGCGACCTGAACTCCAACAAGGCACTTGGGCCGGTGGCATCCATCGGCATCGTGTTCTCGATGATCGCCGCGCTCACCCTGCTTCCGTCGCTGCTGCTCTGGGCCGGGCGTGCGGCGTTCTGGCCGCGCCGCCCCAAGTTCGAGCCGGAGCACGCGTCCGATCCGGAACAGCAGATGCCGACCACGGGTGTCTGGGCGTGGCTGTCCCGCCTCATCGCACGGCGGCCGCGCGTTATCTGGATCAGCACCACGCTGGTGCTGCTGGTGGCGTGCCTCGGTGTGCTGCAGCTGAAGGCCGATGGAGTGCCGTCGAGCGACCTGATCCTGGCCGAATCGGAGGCCCGCGACGGGCAGACCGCTCTGGGGGAGCACTTCCCGGGCGGTTCGGGCAGCCCGGCCTACGTCGTGGTCGCGGAGGACGCGCTCGACGACGTCGTCACCGCCCTGCTGGGCAGCGACGGCATCGACTCGGTGTCGGTGCTCAGTGCCGACTCGCCGAGCGGCAGTGCGCCGGTGACGGATGCCGGCATCCAGGCGTTCGCCCCTCCCGGAACGCCGGCACCGCAACCCACCGTGGTCGATGGTGAGGTGATGCTGCAGGCGACGCTGACGGATGCCGCGGACTCGTCGGCTGCGGAACAGACGGTGCGCGACCTGCGTGCCGAGTTTGGCGATCAGGCGCTGATCGGTGGGGTGACCGCCACCGCGATCGACTCGAACGACGCGTCAATCCACGACCGCAACACCATCATCCCGATCATCCTCGGTGTGATTCTCGTCATTCTGATGCTGTTGCTCCGGTCGGTCCTCGCCCCGGTGCTGCTGGTGCTCACCGTGGTGCTGTCGTTCGGTGCCGCCATGGGTGTGTCGGCGGTGGTGTTCAATCAGGTGCTCGGCTTCCCGGGCGCAGACCCGGCTGTGCCGCTGTACGGTTTCGTGTTCCTGGTGGCGCTCGGCATTGACTACAACATCTTCCTGATGACCCGGGTGCGTGAGGAATCGCTGAAACACGGCACCCGCACCGGCATCCTGCGCGGACTGGCGATCACCGGCGGGGTGATCACCTCGGCCGGTCTGGTGCTCGCTGCCACGTTCGCGGCGCTCGGCGTGATCCCGATCTTGTTCCTGGCGCAGCTGGCGTTCATCGTGGCGTTCGGGGTGCTGCTCGACACGATCGTGGTGCGCTCGCTGCTGGTGCCGGCGCTGTCGTACGACATCGGGCGGTACATCTGGTGGCCGTCGAAGCTCGGTCGCGCAGCCGACGGTACAGCGAGCGGCTCAGCCCGCGGCCCCGCGAGCGGCTCAACGGGCGACTTCCAGCCCGTTCGCGAGGTTGTGACGTCGCCGCAATCCGCCCGTAACAGCGAAACCCTCATGGTTAACCATGAGACGAAACGCGAGAGTCCCAGCGACAGCTGA
- a CDS encoding prenyltransferase, giving the protein MGRERRVGLLGQLIVSSRPISWINTAFPFAAAYYLTAREIDLTLVIGTLFFLVPYNLAMYGINDVFDYASDVANPRKGGVEGALLAPTVHRTTLIAAVALAVPFVVLLVLLGSPASSLVLAVSLFAVAAYSVPGLRFKEIPFLDSVTSSTHFVSPAVFGLVLAGAEFTPALFAVVVAFFLWGIASHGFGAVQDIIPDREGQISSIATVLGASRTVRFACGAWLLAGLLMLVTAWPGPLAALLVIPYLAVVVPFWRLSDTQSANANRGWKQFLWINYAVGFFVTMLLIGYAAMTP; this is encoded by the coding sequence ATGGGTCGTGAGCGCCGCGTGGGCCTGCTGGGCCAGCTGATCGTGTCATCCCGACCGATCAGCTGGATCAACACCGCGTTCCCGTTTGCCGCCGCCTACTACCTGACCGCCCGCGAGATCGACCTCACGTTGGTGATCGGCACCCTGTTCTTCTTGGTTCCCTACAACCTGGCGATGTACGGCATCAACGACGTGTTCGATTACGCGTCGGATGTCGCCAACCCACGCAAGGGCGGGGTGGAGGGTGCCCTGCTGGCGCCGACGGTGCACCGCACCACCCTGATCGCCGCGGTGGCCCTCGCCGTGCCATTCGTGGTGCTGCTGGTGTTGCTCGGATCGCCGGCGTCCTCGCTGGTGCTCGCCGTCAGCCTGTTCGCGGTGGCCGCGTACTCGGTGCCGGGGTTGCGCTTCAAAGAGATCCCGTTCCTGGACTCCGTGACCTCCAGCACCCACTTCGTCAGCCCCGCCGTGTTCGGTCTGGTACTCGCCGGAGCCGAGTTCACCCCCGCACTGTTCGCCGTCGTCGTCGCATTCTTCCTCTGGGGGATCGCCAGCCACGGGTTCGGCGCGGTGCAGGACATCATCCCCGACCGGGAAGGCCAGATCTCGTCGATCGCGACGGTGCTCGGCGCTAGCCGCACCGTGCGCTTCGCGTGCGGCGCGTGGCTGCTCGCCGGGCTGTTGATGCTCGTCACCGCCTGGCCCGGCCCGCTGGCCGCGCTGCTGGTGATCCCGTACCTGGCCGTCGTGGTGCCGTTCTGGCGTCTAAGCGACACGCAGTCCGCGAACGCCAACCGCGGCTGGAAACAGTTCCTGTGGATCAACTACGCGGTCGGATTCTTCGTCACCATGCTGCTGATCGGCTATGCCGCCATGACCCCATAA
- a CDS encoding lycopene cyclase domain-containing protein, with protein sequence MTYLLLCAGFLAAAAAMMAIAVTRTKDRGAVVTRWAGAVALAAVVVLLLTAVFDNLMIAVGLFAYEPEHISGILIGRAPIEDFAYPLAAVLLLPALWLLIGPRDRRHHGS encoded by the coding sequence ATGACGTACCTGTTGCTGTGCGCCGGGTTCCTGGCCGCCGCGGCCGCCATGATGGCGATTGCGGTCACCCGCACCAAGGACCGCGGCGCGGTGGTCACTCGCTGGGCGGGCGCCGTCGCCCTGGCCGCGGTGGTCGTGCTGCTGCTGACCGCGGTGTTCGACAACCTGATGATCGCCGTCGGCCTGTTCGCGTACGAGCCCGAACACATCAGCGGCATCCTGATCGGCCGGGCGCCGATTGAGGACTTCGCGTATCCGCTGGCCGCGGTGTTGCTGCTGCCGGCACTCTGGCTGCTGATCGGCCCCCGCGACAGGCGACACCATGGGTCGTGA
- a CDS encoding lycopene cyclase domain-containing protein, giving the protein MSAIYLLTLLAALGCMVLLDRRFTLFFWRDPVRAALVTGAGLAFFLLWDVLGISLGIFFRAESAIVTGILLAPELPVEEVLFLIFLCYLTMVLLLGSERMFAASRRVAAGRKVRR; this is encoded by the coding sequence ATGAGCGCTATCTACCTGCTCACGTTGCTCGCCGCGCTTGGCTGCATGGTGCTGCTCGACCGCCGGTTCACGCTGTTCTTCTGGCGCGACCCGGTGCGGGCCGCACTGGTGACCGGAGCCGGGCTGGCCTTCTTCCTGCTCTGGGACGTGCTCGGCATCAGCCTCGGAATCTTCTTCCGGGCCGAGTCCGCGATCGTGACCGGAATCCTCCTCGCACCGGAGCTGCCGGTGGAAGAGGTGCTGTTCCTGATCTTTCTCTGCTACCTCACGATGGTGCTGCTGCTCGGGTCCGAGCGGATGTTTGCGGCCAGCCGGAGAGTTGCCGCCGGCCGGAAGGTGCGCCGATGA
- the crtI gene encoding phytoene desaturase family protein, which yields MTGATTAVVIGGGIAGLATAALLGREGYQVTLLEAQPEVGGRAGSWEHAGFRFDTGPSWYLMPEVFDHFFKLLGTSAAEQLELRRLDPGYRVFFEKHDDSLDIHADRERTLAAFELIEPGSRAAIARYLASAKDTYRMATSRFLYGTFASYRPLLTRDVLRRSGRLARLLLQPLDRFIGRYVSDHRIRQVLGYPAVFLGSSPYATPSMYHLMSHLDFEDGVYYPLGGFTEVIASIARLAEGEGVQIVTDATVTAITVESTDEKPSGVRASGVRYVDAVGIEQHIAADIVVSAADLHHTETQLLQPEHQSYPESWWNTRVAGPGAVLVMLGVRGHIPELAHHSLFFTDDWRDNFGRIFSDTPSIPTPASIYVCRPGATDDSVAPDGDENLFVLVPLPADPSIGGGGVAGTGDDAVEKVADDAIRQISEWAGIPDLADRIVVRKTVGPADFADTLNSWKGSALGPAHVLKQSAFLRGKNVSSKVQGLLYAGSSTVPGIGLPMCLISAELVVKRLRGDVSTTPLPEPLREPVSEPLR from the coding sequence ATGACCGGTGCCACAACCGCGGTCGTGATCGGCGGCGGCATTGCCGGGCTTGCCACCGCGGCGCTACTCGGCCGCGAGGGCTACCAGGTGACGCTGCTCGAGGCGCAGCCTGAGGTGGGTGGCCGCGCGGGCAGCTGGGAGCACGCCGGGTTCCGATTCGACACCGGACCGTCCTGGTACCTGATGCCGGAGGTGTTCGACCACTTCTTCAAGCTGCTCGGCACCTCCGCCGCCGAGCAGCTTGAGCTGCGCAGGCTGGACCCGGGTTACCGCGTGTTCTTCGAGAAGCATGACGACAGCCTCGACATCCACGCCGATCGCGAACGCACGCTCGCCGCGTTCGAACTGATCGAACCCGGCTCGCGGGCCGCGATCGCGCGCTACCTGGCCTCTGCCAAGGACACCTACCGGATGGCGACCAGTCGCTTCCTCTATGGCACCTTCGCTTCATACCGGCCGTTGCTGACCCGCGACGTGCTGCGCCGCAGCGGCCGCCTCGCCCGCCTGTTGCTGCAGCCCCTTGACCGTTTCATCGGCCGCTATGTTTCGGATCACCGCATCCGCCAGGTGCTCGGCTACCCGGCGGTGTTCCTCGGCTCCTCGCCATATGCCACTCCGAGCATGTACCACCTGATGAGCCATCTCGACTTCGAAGACGGCGTCTACTACCCGCTCGGCGGCTTCACCGAGGTGATCGCCAGCATTGCCCGGCTGGCCGAGGGCGAAGGCGTTCAGATCGTCACCGACGCCACGGTCACCGCCATCACGGTCGAGAGCACGGATGAGAAGCCCAGCGGCGTGCGGGCCAGCGGCGTGCGGTACGTGGATGCGGTAGGGATCGAGCAGCACATCGCCGCCGACATCGTGGTGTCGGCGGCGGACCTGCACCACACCGAGACGCAGTTGCTGCAGCCCGAGCACCAGAGCTACCCGGAGTCGTGGTGGAACACCCGGGTCGCCGGTCCCGGTGCGGTGCTGGTGATGCTCGGGGTGCGCGGCCACATCCCGGAGCTCGCGCACCACAGCCTGTTCTTCACCGACGACTGGCGCGACAACTTCGGCCGCATCTTCAGCGACACCCCGTCGATCCCGACACCCGCGTCGATCTATGTCTGCAGGCCGGGAGCCACCGACGACTCGGTCGCGCCCGACGGCGACGAGAACCTGTTCGTGCTGGTGCCGCTGCCCGCCGACCCATCCATCGGCGGCGGCGGGGTGGCCGGTACCGGTGACGACGCGGTCGAGAAGGTTGCGGATGACGCCATCCGACAGATCAGCGAGTGGGCCGGCATCCCGGACCTCGCCGACCGCATCGTGGTCAGGAAGACGGTAGGTCCCGCCGACTTCGCCGATACCCTCAACTCGTGGAAGGGCAGCGCCCTCGGGCCGGCACACGTGCTGAAGCAGAGCGCGTTCCTGCGGGGCAAGAACGTGTCCTCCAAGGTGCAGGGTTTGCTCTACGCCGGCTCCAGCACGGTGCCCGGAATCGGACTGCCGATGTGCCTGATCAGCGCCGAACTCGTGGTGAAGCGGTTGCGCGGTGACGTCAGCACCACGCCGCTGCCGGAGCCGCTGCGAGAGCCTGTGTCGGAGCCGCTGCGATGA
- a CDS encoding phytoene/squalene synthase family protein, translated as MVSRPQATGLALYSRAAHDSAARVIGAYSTSFGLATRLLAPSVRPHVENIYALVRVADEIVDGSAEQAGLDVAAQRELLDALEVETERAIRLGYSANLVVHSFAQTARETGIGSDLTAPFFSSMRRDLSPVAFTEQELRDYIYGSAEVVGLMCLRVFLAGETVPAAERHQLEHGARRLGAAFQKINFLRDLADDFGTLGRRYFPDIDPGHFTEEQKLALVADIEQDLAAARAVIPQLPPGCRRAIVAAHALFSVLTGRVRATPASDLLRTRVSVPTAVKLGILLRSMSARQVRGLES; from the coding sequence ATGGTGAGCCGGCCGCAGGCCACCGGGCTCGCGCTCTATTCGCGTGCCGCGCACGACAGTGCCGCACGGGTGATCGGCGCGTACTCCACGTCGTTCGGCCTGGCGACGAGGCTGCTCGCCCCGTCGGTGCGCCCGCACGTCGAGAACATTTACGCTCTGGTGCGGGTCGCCGACGAGATCGTGGATGGCTCCGCCGAGCAGGCCGGGCTCGATGTCGCCGCCCAGCGTGAGTTGCTCGATGCGCTCGAGGTCGAGACCGAGCGGGCCATCCGGCTCGGCTACAGCGCCAACCTGGTGGTGCACTCGTTCGCCCAGACCGCCCGCGAGACGGGGATCGGTAGCGATCTCACCGCCCCGTTCTTCTCCTCGATGCGCCGCGACCTCAGCCCCGTCGCGTTCACCGAGCAGGAACTGCGCGACTACATCTACGGGTCAGCCGAAGTGGTCGGGCTGATGTGCCTGCGCGTGTTCCTCGCCGGTGAGACCGTCCCCGCCGCCGAGCGGCACCAGTTGGAGCATGGCGCCCGCCGGCTCGGGGCGGCCTTCCAGAAGATCAACTTCCTGCGCGACCTCGCCGACGATTTCGGCACCCTCGGCCGCCGCTACTTTCCCGACATCGACCCCGGCCATTTCACCGAGGAACAGAAGCTTGCGCTCGTGGCCGACATCGAGCAGGATCTCGCGGCCGCCCGGGCCGTGATCCCGCAACTGCCGCCCGGATGCCGCCGGGCCATTGTCGCCGCGCACGCACTGTTCTCCGTGCTCACCGGGCGGGTGCGTGCTACCCCGGCATCCGATCTGTTGCGTACCAGGGTCAGCGTTCCGACCGCGGTGAAGCTCGGCATCCTGCTGCGGTCGATGTCTGCCCGTCAGGTTCGGGGGCTCGAATCATGA
- a CDS encoding polyprenyl synthetase family protein, with protein MSTTTPTRELDGASAVGVRLQKFFDDQIRKAAAHGPEYQRLWQAARDASVGGKKLRPALVITVYRALGGTDIDAALAAASAFELLHTALLMHDDVIDRDLVRRGSPNVAGVFTADALEHGVDGAAASVWGEASAILAGDLLIHAAQRLIAALDTDNDRRMAVLDVFDEAVFTVTAGQHADVSFASRIVRPGTADILAMIENKTASYSFIAPLVGGAVLAGATDADVRSLREFGRHVGVAFQLRDDVLGVFGVEELTGKSTLSDLREGKQTLLVGYASTTEAWQRVAPLFGRPDMSEADAADLRAALEASGARRFVESVIADQADRATQVLAESALPDHLRADLADVVRRCVEREW; from the coding sequence ATGAGCACGACGACTCCCACCCGCGAACTCGACGGTGCCAGCGCCGTCGGGGTTCGCCTGCAGAAATTCTTCGACGACCAGATTCGCAAGGCCGCCGCACACGGGCCCGAGTACCAGCGCCTGTGGCAGGCGGCCCGCGACGCGAGCGTGGGCGGCAAGAAACTGCGTCCGGCGCTCGTGATCACCGTGTACCGTGCTCTGGGCGGCACCGACATTGATGCGGCGCTCGCCGCGGCCAGCGCCTTCGAACTGCTGCACACCGCGCTGCTCATGCACGACGACGTGATCGACCGTGACCTGGTGCGCCGCGGCAGCCCGAACGTCGCCGGGGTGTTCACCGCCGACGCGCTCGAGCACGGAGTGGATGGCGCCGCCGCATCGGTCTGGGGTGAGGCATCCGCGATCCTCGCCGGCGACCTGCTGATCCACGCCGCGCAGAGGCTGATCGCGGCCCTTGACACCGACAACGATCGACGGATGGCTGTGCTCGACGTGTTCGACGAGGCGGTCTTCACTGTGACCGCCGGCCAGCACGCCGACGTGTCTTTCGCCAGCCGGATCGTGCGCCCGGGCACCGCCGACATCCTCGCCATGATCGAGAACAAGACCGCCAGCTACTCGTTCATCGCACCGCTGGTCGGGGGAGCGGTGCTCGCTGGGGCGACCGACGCCGACGTGCGGTCGTTGCGCGAGTTCGGCCGGCACGTGGGCGTGGCCTTCCAGTTGCGCGACGACGTGCTCGGCGTGTTCGGCGTCGAAGAACTGACTGGCAAGAGCACGCTCAGCGACCTGCGCGAGGGCAAACAGACTCTGCTGGTCGGTTACGCCAGCACCACCGAGGCGTGGCAGCGCGTGGCGCCGCTGTTCGGACGCCCCGATATGTCCGAGGCGGATGCCGCGGATCTGCGAGCTGCGCTGGAGGCGAGCGGTGCCCGGCGGTTCGTTGAGTCGGTGATTGCCGATCAGGCGGACCGCGCCACCCAGGTGCTCGCCGAGTCGGCGCTGCCCGATCACCTGCGCGCCGATCTCGCCGACGTGGTGCGACGCTGCGTGGAGCGCGAATGGTGA
- the idi gene encoding isopentenyl-diphosphate Delta-isomerase, producing MTLDTSDKVIGNAIGDAVVLLDGTGAAVGTAPKSSVHGVDTALHLAFSCHVLDSSGRMLVTRRALGKATWPGVWTNSFCGHPQPAEPVMSAVHRRAAYELGIRISDVQLELPLFRYRATDASGIVENEICPVYVAHTDDVPVPHPHEVMDFAWVIPSALGASIRLTPWAFSPWLVMQAQLLSLLGGSPQASDGDYLNTGLSQP from the coding sequence ATGACACTCGACACCAGCGACAAGGTAATAGGCAACGCAATCGGCGACGCCGTAGTGCTGCTCGATGGAACCGGTGCCGCCGTCGGCACGGCTCCGAAGTCCAGTGTTCACGGGGTGGATACCGCGCTTCACCTTGCGTTTTCCTGCCACGTGCTGGATTCCTCCGGCCGCATGCTCGTCACCCGCCGCGCGCTCGGCAAGGCCACCTGGCCGGGCGTCTGGACCAACTCGTTCTGCGGACATCCGCAGCCTGCCGAACCCGTGATGTCGGCCGTGCACCGCCGTGCCGCCTACGAGCTCGGGATCCGAATCAGCGATGTGCAGCTCGAACTACCGCTCTTCCGCTACCGCGCCACCGACGCATCCGGCATCGTCGAGAACGAGATCTGCCCGGTCTATGTCGCCCACACCGACGATGTTCCTGTCCCGCACCCGCACGAGGTGATGGACTTCGCCTGGGTGATTCCGTCGGCGCTCGGCGCGTCGATCCGGTTGACGCCCTGGGCGTTCAGCCCGTGGCTGGTCATGCAGGCGCAGCTGCTGTCGCTGCTCGGCGGCAGCCCGCAGGCCAGCGACGGCGACTACCTGAACACGGGACTGTCTCAGCCATGA
- a CDS encoding MarR family winged helix-turn-helix transcriptional regulator, with the protein MHDPRVTDPGQQLVHRAGIDDAAMDQIVRVMDAVRDWRQAEQRMSEASRKFMKLNETDMRAIRFLIAAKNQGMVATPGALTEHLGISSASTTKLLDRLERGGHITRAPHATDRRALAISVTEHTHVIARETVGRQHARRFDAAARLSPDEREVVIRFLNDLSATEFGENDARGSD; encoded by the coding sequence ATGCACGACCCGCGCGTCACCGATCCGGGTCAGCAGTTGGTGCATCGAGCAGGGATCGACGACGCCGCGATGGACCAGATCGTTCGGGTGATGGATGCCGTGCGTGACTGGCGTCAGGCCGAGCAGCGGATGAGCGAGGCATCCCGCAAGTTCATGAAGCTGAACGAGACCGACATGCGGGCGATCCGGTTCCTGATCGCCGCGAAGAATCAGGGCATGGTCGCGACACCAGGCGCCCTCACCGAGCACCTCGGAATTTCCAGCGCCTCAACGACCAAGCTGCTTGACCGGCTGGAGCGCGGCGGCCACATCACGCGGGCACCGCACGCGACCGACCGTCGAGCGCTGGCCATCTCCGTGACCGAGCACACCCACGTCATCGCCAGGGAAACGGTGGGACGCCAGCACGCGCGGCGCTTCGACGCCGCCGCCCGCCTCAGCCCGGATGAGCGCGAGGTGGTCATCCGTTTCCTGAATGATCTGAGCGCCACCGAGTTCGGCGAGAACGACGCTCGCGGCAGCGACTAA
- a CDS encoding pyrimidine dimer DNA glycosylase/endonuclease V, with amino-acid sequence MRLWSVHPRYFDRQALTACWREGLLAQAVLHAPGRGYSRHPQLERFRATPDPMAAIGCYLAAIVDEADARGYRFAREKILCPPTSAIAVPVPTGQLQYEWAHLLRKLEQRSPDVARLWSAVDQPDPHPLFTPVEGGIASWERLPG; translated from the coding sequence GTGAGATTGTGGTCGGTGCACCCCCGTTACTTCGACCGGCAGGCGCTGACCGCCTGCTGGCGGGAGGGCTTGCTCGCGCAGGCGGTGCTGCACGCCCCAGGCCGTGGGTATTCGCGGCATCCGCAGCTCGAACGCTTCCGCGCCACGCCTGACCCGATGGCAGCGATCGGCTGCTACCTTGCCGCGATCGTCGACGAGGCCGACGCCCGCGGCTACCGGTTCGCTCGGGAGAAGATCCTGTGCCCGCCGACGAGCGCGATCGCCGTGCCGGTGCCGACCGGGCAACTGCAGTACGAGTGGGCACACCTGCTCCGCAAGCTGGAGCAGCGGAGTCCGGATGTCGCGCGCCTCTGGTCCGCGGTGGATCAGCCCGACCCGCACCCGCTGTTCACCCCGGTCGAGGGCGGCATCGCCTCCTGGGAGCGGTTGCCCGGTTAG
- a CDS encoding MFS transporter: MPALIYAALSTAIVSSLGMLLVPTLSREMDVSVSTAQWMLTINLLVGAVATPVMGRLSDGPHKKRLLLWALSIILVGSILAAVAPNFTVFLVGRALQGLTYGIVPVTIALARRYVAADKVQFSISSLSVTVATGLGVGYPLTGIIAGLFDFRFAFWFAALFVVTAILVVLRIVPAGPDEQAARVPFDYTGAGLLGLGLGALLLGVSEGPNWGWSSPWTIGTFVFAAVVLTAWVRAGLRKRNPLINLRVLRNGEVLLANCAAIGLGAALYIGLSISSLIAQAPASTGYGIALPVFWAGFVMFPLSVGSFSANRLVRRLSRRISLTTLLPIGAGMMAASGTLLWFAHTELWEILIGMLVFGLGVGTSYAAMPALIARSVAIEELGSSVSFNQVLRTVGSSFGTAVSGAVLAANMAPDLHPTGAGISATLAIGALVCTAVFVALLIRTLITERRRYIR, from the coding sequence GTGCCGGCGCTGATCTACGCGGCGCTCTCCACCGCGATCGTGAGTTCGCTAGGCATGTTGTTGGTGCCCACTCTCTCCCGCGAGATGGATGTTTCGGTCAGCACGGCGCAGTGGATGCTCACTATCAACCTGTTGGTCGGCGCGGTCGCGACTCCCGTCATGGGCCGGCTCAGCGACGGACCCCACAAGAAGCGGCTCCTGCTGTGGGCGCTGTCGATCATCCTCGTCGGCTCCATACTGGCGGCAGTGGCACCGAACTTCACGGTATTCCTAGTGGGGCGGGCGCTTCAGGGACTCACCTACGGGATCGTTCCGGTGACGATCGCCCTCGCCCGGCGATACGTCGCGGCCGACAAAGTGCAATTCTCCATATCAAGCCTGTCAGTGACCGTGGCGACCGGGCTCGGGGTCGGCTACCCGTTGACTGGGATTATCGCGGGACTCTTCGACTTCCGCTTCGCGTTCTGGTTCGCCGCGTTGTTTGTGGTCACGGCGATTCTTGTGGTCCTTCGCATCGTGCCAGCGGGACCCGACGAGCAGGCGGCACGAGTGCCGTTCGACTACACGGGCGCGGGTCTGCTCGGTCTCGGCTTAGGCGCCCTGCTCCTCGGTGTCAGTGAGGGCCCGAACTGGGGATGGAGCTCACCGTGGACCATCGGCACCTTCGTATTCGCGGCGGTCGTCCTGACGGCCTGGGTTCGGGCGGGACTGCGGAAGCGGAATCCGTTGATCAACCTTCGTGTTCTCCGGAACGGGGAAGTGCTACTGGCCAATTGCGCGGCTATCGGGCTGGGCGCGGCCTTGTACATCGGGCTTTCGATTTCCAGCCTCATCGCGCAGGCCCCGGCTTCCACCGGCTACGGCATTGCGCTGCCCGTGTTTTGGGCCGGTTTTGTGATGTTCCCGCTGTCGGTGGGCAGCTTCAGTGCGAACCGACTCGTGCGCCGTCTGTCCCGCCGAATCAGCCTCACGACGCTGCTGCCGATCGGCGCCGGCATGATGGCGGCATCCGGAACCTTGCTCTGGTTCGCCCACACTGAGCTCTGGGAAATCCTGATCGGGATGCTGGTGTTCGGTTTGGGAGTGGGAACGAGCTATGCCGCCATGCCAGCGCTCATCGCCCGCAGCGTGGCGATCGAAGAGCTGGGCAGTTCGGTGAGCTTCAACCAGGTTCTGCGCACCGTGGGCAGCTCGTTCGGTACAGCGGTCTCGGGTGCCGTGCTCGCGGCGAACATGGCGCCGGATCTTCACCCGACCGGGGCCGGAATCAGTGCGACGCTGGCAATCGGAGCGCTGGTTTGCACGGCGGTGTTCGTCGCACTGCTCATCCGTACCCTGATCACGGAGCGACGCCGCTATATCCGGTGA